DNA from Chryseomicrobium sp. FSL W7-1435:
CTTGTTCACACCAATCTTCGCGGTTTCCCGTGTATCTGGTTGGACAGCTCACATTTTAGAGCAATATTCAGACAACCGTCTCATTCGCCCACGTGCTGAATATACAGGACCTGGCATGCAGACTTACGTACCGATTGACGAGCGCTAATCAGTACGACGAGGGCTACCGCATTTTATGCGTCTAGCCCTTTACTCATGACCTTTAGGAGGAATAACAATGACAAACGGTAAAATTACAGTAGAAAACGGTGTACTTAACGTACCCAATGAACCAATCATTCCATTCATCGAAGGCGACGGCACTGGCCCAGATATCTGGAACGCAGCAGTACGCGTTTTAGACGCTTCTGTTGAAAAAGCTTACAACGGCGAAAAGAAGATTCAGTGGAAAGAAGTACTTGCTGGTGAAAAAGCATTCAACCAAACGGGTGAGTGGTTGCCACAAGAAACTTTAGACACAATCAATGAGTACCTTCTTGCTATTAAAGGACCTCTTACAACACCAATCGGTGGAGGAATTCGCTCATTAAACGTTGCACTACGTCAAGAACTTGACCTATATGCTTGTGTACGTCCAGTACGCTACTTCGACGGTGTTCCTTCACCAGTTCGTCGTCCAGAAGATACAAACATGGTCATCTTCCGTGAAAACACAGAAGATATCTATGCAGGTATTGAGTATGCTAAAGGTTCAGACGAAGTGAAAAAATTAATCGACTTCTTACAAAGCGAAATGGGCGTTAAAAACATCCGTTTCCCTGAAACTTCTGGAATCGGGATCAAACCAGTTTCTGAAGAAGGTACAAAGCGTTTAGTACGTGCTTCTCTTGAGTATGCAATCAAAGAAAACCGCGAATCATTAACTCTTGTTCACAAAGGTAACATCATGAAGTTCACTGAAGGAGCTTTCAAGAACTGGGGCTATGAAGTGGCTGAGCAAGAATTCGGCGATAAAGTATTCACTTGGAATCAGTATGACAAAATTAAAGAAGGTCAAGGCACAGAAGCTGCTGACAAAGCACAAAGCGATGCACTTGCTTCTGGAAAAATCCTTGTAAAAGATTCAATTGCTGATATCTTCTTACAACAAATCTTAACGCGTCCTAAAGAGTTCGATGTTGTTGCAACAATGAACCTTAACGGAGATTACATTTCTGACGCATTAGCTGCACAAGTTGGTGGTATCGGGATCGCACCTGGTGCTAACATCAACTACATCACAGGTCACGCTATTTTCGAAGCGACTCACGGGACGGCTCCAAAATATGCAGGTCTTGATAAAGTAAACCCTTCATCTGTTATTCTTTCAGGCGTTTTAATGCTTGAGCACTTAGGATGGACAGAAGCTGCTAAATTGATCATGGATTCTATGGAAAAATCAATTGCTGCTAAAGTGGTAACTTATGATTTTGCTCGTTTAATGGATGGCGCTACAG
Protein-coding regions in this window:
- the icd gene encoding NADP-dependent isocitrate dehydrogenase, whose protein sequence is MTNGKITVENGVLNVPNEPIIPFIEGDGTGPDIWNAAVRVLDASVEKAYNGEKKIQWKEVLAGEKAFNQTGEWLPQETLDTINEYLLAIKGPLTTPIGGGIRSLNVALRQELDLYACVRPVRYFDGVPSPVRRPEDTNMVIFRENTEDIYAGIEYAKGSDEVKKLIDFLQSEMGVKNIRFPETSGIGIKPVSEEGTKRLVRASLEYAIKENRESLTLVHKGNIMKFTEGAFKNWGYEVAEQEFGDKVFTWNQYDKIKEGQGTEAADKAQSDALASGKILVKDSIADIFLQQILTRPKEFDVVATMNLNGDYISDALAAQVGGIGIAPGANINYITGHAIFEATHGTAPKYAGLDKVNPSSVILSGVLMLEHLGWTEAAKLIMDSMEKSIAAKVVTYDFARLMDGATEVKCSEFADELIKNM